A stretch of the Takifugu flavidus isolate HTHZ2018 chromosome 1, ASM371156v2, whole genome shotgun sequence genome encodes the following:
- the LOC130529228 gene encoding poly(ADP-ribose) glycohydrolase codes for MAGYCMLRLGPLLKEILPRKQVWTKATASYVLSAQVLLMTALTEPSAKERVKTSVRTSSASAKVSSWFQRKGNDTIDQDRRQNTETEMDMQPKTEAKGLRGVKTKTHQRTDCTQKQKFRNPLQPWLVKPSRKTNGGEMRDTQEDPDMPDACDLQSTSDQFMDYQKSALSDSDEETQPLTPQDLDECSPVAKCSKEQDREANPISSGASAKKTTKITDFFPGSTSRSLPVKRRRAEKENTDMETNQDGQANVKWMGTPINELKRLPECGGPLPPLKDIPGMHTVMIRTDLLRKGKVPVPYPAVFEDTWDDVHVKMPCSSSNLFPVEDEETHQRQNMSRWELVNDALNEDFTSLSDLQNAILKYNASNAKKWDFSALRVYCTQVLEPDAAESLFDSLLPDMVQLALRASELCTKAMPLLKAGMTHSITMSQEQVACLLANAFFCTFPRRNSRSKEYWNYPDINFVRLFESSSSRKIEKLKTIMCYFESITERMPTGLVTFTRKRLGKPPDWKSSQIRLTKLHITCEGTIEDDGYGMLQVDFANQFVGGGVTSSGLVQEEIRFLINPELIASRLFTEALEDNDCLIITGTEQYSKYTGYAQTYQWSGRHHDATPRDAWQRRCTEIVAIDALQFRNFLEQFHPCKINRELNKAYCGFARPEVQKEELAAVATGNWGCGVFGGDTRLKALLQMLAAAEAGRDVAYFTFGDSQLMTDVHNIHSFLTLNNITVGEVYGLLQQYYSSVCKSCHSRRPDVSLYSFIYRQVRSLPGAR; via the exons ATGGCTGGATACTGTATGTTAAGATTGGGTCCACTTTTGAAGGAAATACTGCCTCGAAAACAGGTCTGGACAAAAGCTACTGCCTCATACGTGTTGTCGGCACAAGTTTTATT aatgaCTGCTCTGACAGAACCATCAGCAAAGGAAAGAGTGAAAACCAGTGTTAGAACCTCTTCAGCTTCTGCAAAAG TGTCTTCGTGGTTCCAGCGCAAAGGAAATGACACAATAGATCAAGACAGGCGGCAAAACACAGAGACCGAGATGGACATGCAGCCAAAGACTGAGGCAAAAGGTTTGCGAGGTGTGAAGACAAAAACGCATCAAAGAACTGACTGCACACAGAAGCAAAAGTTTAGAAATCCTCTCCAACCGTGGCTGGTTAAGCCTTCAAGGAAAACAAACGGGGGTGAAATGCGCGACACCCAAGAGGATCCAGACATGCCAGATGCCTGTGATCTTCAAAGCACCTCAGATCAATTCATGGATTACCAAAAATCTGCTCTGTCTGACTCTGATGAAGAGACCCAACCCTTGACCCCACAAGACCTGGATGAATGCAGTCCTGTGGCAAAATGTTCCAAGGAACAAGACAGAGAAGCAAACCCGATAAGCTCTGGGGCATCTGCCAAGAAAACTACCAAAATAACTGACTTCTTTCCTGGAAGCACCTCCAGAAGTTTACCTGTGAAACGACgcagagcagagaaagaaaatacagacaTGGAAACCAACCAAGATGGCCAAGCTAATGTCAAATGGATGGGGACACCAATCAATGAGCTAAAGAGACTGCCTGAGTGTGGTGgaccacttcctcctctgaaggACATCCCCGGCATGCACACTGTGATGATAAGG ACAGACCTTCTTCGGAAAGGTAAGGTTCCTGTTCCATATCCAGCTGTCTTTGAGGATACTTGGGATGACGTCCATGTCAAAATGCCTTGTTCAAGTAGTAACCTGTTTCCTGTGGAAGATGAG GAGACACATCAGCGGCAGAATATGAGTCGGTGGGAATTGGTCAACGACGCTTTAAACGAGGATTTTACAAGTCTTTCTGATTTACAG AATGCCATATTGAAATACAATGCCTCAAACGCCAAGAAATGGGACTTCTCTGCATTACGTGTGTACTGCACTCAG GTCCTGGAACCGGACGCGGCTGAATCTCTGTTTGACTCCCTGCTGCCAGACATGGTGCAATTAGCACTGCGAGCATCTGAGCTCTGCACCAAG GCGATGCCGCTCCTCAAGGCAGGCATGACGCACTCCATCACCATGTCTCAGGAGCAGGTGGCATGTCTGCTCGCCAACGCCTTCTTCTGCACCTTCCCCCGACGCAACTCCAGAAGTAAGGAGTACTGGAATTACCCCGATATCAACTTTGtcag GCTGTTTGAGAGCTCTTCCTCAAGAAAGATCGAGAAGCTGAAAACCATCATGTGCTATTTCGAGAGTATAACAGAGCGAA TGCCAACTGGACTCGTTACATTCACAAGAAAAAGGCTGGGCAAGCCTCCCGACTGGAAAAG CTCCCAGATAAGGCTCACAAAGCTCCACATTACATGTGAAGGTACCATTGAGGATGACGGTTACGGAATGCTTCAG GTGGATTTTGCAAACCAGTTTGTCGGGGGAGGAGTCACCAGTTCCGGTCTTGTTCAAGAGGAAATCCGATTTCTGATCAACCCTGAACTAATCGCTTCCCGCCTCTTCACTGAAGCGTTGGAGGATAATGACTGTCTGATCATCACAG GTACAGAGCAGTACAGTAAATACACCGGCTATGCTCAGACCTACCAGTGGAGCGGAAGACACCACGATGCAACCCCAAG AGATGCATGGCAGAGGAGATGCACAGAGATTGTTGCCATTGATGCTCTGCAGTTCAGGAACTTTCTTGAACAGTTTCATCCTTGTAAAATCAACCGAGAACTCAAcaag GCCTATTGTGGTTTTGCTCGCCCGGAGGTTCAAAAGGAAGAGCTGGCGGCGGTGGCTACAGGAAACTGGGGGTGTGGTGTCTTTGGAGGCGACACACGCCTGAAAG ctctgctccagatgCTGGCAGCTGCCGAGGCGGGCCGAGACGTGGCTTATTTCACATTTGGTGACAGCCAGCTCATGACAGATGTCCACAACATCCACTCTTTCCTCACTCTGAACAACATCACTGTCG GTGAGGTGTATGGTCTGCTTCAGCAGTACTACAGCTCCGTGTGCAAGAGCTGCCACAGTCGGCGGCCCGATGTCAGCCTCTACTCCTTCATCTACCGGCAGGTCAGGTCCCTCCCAGGCGCCAGATGA
- the zgc:174164 gene encoding disintegrin and metalloproteinase domain-containing protein 9 isoform X1, translating into MCLKHMLVALFWLSYVSGTHNEDVLSKFTSKLSKYSVVNPQLTHRWKRNLNTNSEKDGEETISFALNINNRKHLIHLQKNRDFLHQNFAQYSHNSTGNHKSSHQKSHRHCYYHGEVEGYENSMVALSTCAGFRGVILLENETYALEPVPQSATNDHLLYLLKDVQSEPFACGVVNEAGSHSHKHFNPGQTMTSLLRRKRNLPQTSYVELVLVVDNLRYNFKKQNETAVREEVVELGNLVDGYYKMLNIRVMLVGLVIFKDGNPFSIDGRAGDVLGRFVKWRQTSLLPTMRHDIGQFIVGKPESYGGVLGMAFVGTVCSASTSGGINVFSDENLPSFSSVLAHEMGHNLGMNHDDSRCKSEEGSFIMNSGAGGSTTFSRCSADDFEALVIRGGGVCLKNQPSASDVIGVAECGNNRREEGEECDCGKPEECNSKCCDAATCKFTSGSACSQGACCENCQLKVSGTQCRGSVNTCDLPEYCNGVTELCPDDFYVLDGLPCGDAYCYEGRCQTYDFQCQHLFAPDPATKADDVCFRHANTRGNIFGNCGINSGGQPIKCSVENAMCGKVQCTNVDLSTIPPGAQVSIQIVEGFTCVNADFNLGTDVLDPAYVNPGSPCDKGKTCIDFQCVNASALLPNLDCDAQTTCHGNGVCNNNGHCHCDNGWGPPNCNRPGRGGSIDSGPAQIDYSLRNGLLIFFLLVVPLVVLLVLVLLYIFRRESLDPCLKGSLINRLKSRNPQTANPSGQSNYNAWNTTVQTPPARPETPPATTLPISGFRYGELDYWNADNSAVPENPPAQGPGVPRAIPSKPPQN; encoded by the exons ATGTGCTTAAAACATATGCTAGTCGCTCTTTTTTGGTTGAGTTACGTTTCCGGGACTCACAATGAAG ATGTTTTAAGTAAATTTACATCGAAACTCTCCAAGTACTCGGTTGTAAATCCTCAGCTGACTCATAGATGGAAGAGAAACCTCAACACGAACTCAGAG aaagatggagaggagaCGATATCATTTGCACTCAAtataaacaacagaaaacacctCATACACTTACAAAAGAACAG agattttttACATCAAAACTTCGCTCAATATTCTCATAATAGCACTGGAAATCACAAGTCCTCTCATCAGAAATCCCAT AGGCACTGTTATTATCATGGAGAGGTCGAGGGATATGAGAATTCAATGGTTGCGCTCAGCACATGTGCCGGCTTTAG GGGTGTGATCCTTCTGGAAAATGAGACCTATGCTCTTGAGCCTGTGCCCCAGTCTGCCACCAACGACCACCTTCTCTACCTACTAAAGGATGTTCAGTCGGAGCCTTTTGCTTGCGGCGTCGTCAATGAGGCTGGTTCACACAGCCACAAGCACTTTAACCCAGGCCAAACAATGACTTCCCTGCTGCGG AGAAAGCGCAACTTGCCCCAAACCAGTTATGTGGAGTTGGTCCTGGTTGTTGACAATCTGAGG TACAATTTTAAGAAGCAAAATGAGACTGCTGTACGAGAGGAAGTTGTGGAATTGGGAAATCTTGTGGATGGG TATTACAAGATGCTGAATATACGCGTGATGCTGGTGGGCCTGGTGATTTTCAAAGATGGTAACCCGTTCAGCATCGATGGACGTGCAGGCGACGTGTTGGGGAGGTTTGTGAAGTGGAGGCAGACGTCCCTGTTGCCTACGATGAGGCACGACATAGGCCAATTCATTGT AGGCAAGCCTGAGTCATATGGGGGTGTATTAGGCATGGCCTTCGTGGGCACGGTCTGCTCTGCGTCCACCTCTGGCGGAATCAACGTG TTTAGCGATGAAAACCTTCCCAGTTTCTCCTCTGTGTTGGCTCATGAGATGGGCCATAACCTGGGGATGAATCATGATGATAGCCGTTGCAAATCTGAGGAGGGAAGCTTCATCATGAACAGCGGTGCTGG TGGTTCCACCACCTTTAGTCGCTGCAGTGCAGATGATTTTGAGGCACTGGTCATACGCgggggaggtgtgtgtctgaaaaACCAGCCCTCTGCATCTGATGTGATTGGTGTTGCTGAATGTGGCAATAACCGGcgggaagaaggagaggagtgtGACTGTGGCAAACCAGAG GAATGCAATAGTAAGTGCTGTGATGCCGCCACTTGTAAATTTACAAGCGGGTCAGCTTGTTCCCAGGGAGCGTGCTGCGAAAACTGTCAG ctcAAAGTATCTGGAACACAATGTCGAGGTTCGGTCAACACCTGTGATCTTCCCGAATACTGTAATGGCGTGACCGAACTCTGCCCAGATGACTTCTATGTTCTGGATGGCCTCCCCTGTGGTGACGCTTACTGCTATGAGGGTCGATGCCAGACATATGATTTCCAGTGTCAGCATTTATTTGCACCAG ATCCAGCCACAAAGGCGGATGATGTTTGTTTCCGACATGCaaatacaagaggaaacataTTCGGAAATTGCGGCATCAACAGCGGTGGACAACCTATTAAATGCAGTGTAGA GAACGCCATGTGTGGGAAGGTGCAGTGTACTAATGTGGACCTCAGCACTATCCCTCCTGGCGCTCAAGTCAGTATTCAAATAGTTGAAGGATTTACATGCGTCAATGCGGACTTCAACCTTGGTACAGACGTGCTTGATCCGGCCTATGTTAATCCTGGAAGCCCCTGTGATAAAGGAAAG ACCTGCATAGACTTCCAGTGTGTGAACGCCTCTGCTCTTCTGCCCAATTTGGACTGTGATGCCCAGACCACTTGTCATGGCAATGGG GTGTGTAATAATAACGGGCACTGCCACTGCGATAATGGGTGGGGCCCTCCGAATTGTAATCGGCCTGGACGAGGTGGCAGCATAGACAGCGGCCCTGCTCAGATCG ACTATTCCCTCAGGAATGGCCTGCTAATCTTCTTCCTGCTAGTTGTTCCTCTTGTGGTCCTTCTCGTTCTGGTGCTGCTCTACATCTTCAGAAGAGAGTCTCTGGACCCCTGCCTAAAAGGAAGCCTCATCAACCGTCTCAA GTCTCGCAATCCTCAAACTGCTAATCCGAGTGGACAGTCAAATTACAATGCTTGGAATACAACAGTGCAGACTCCTCCTGCTAGG cctGAAACCCCCCCTGCCACCACACTTCCTATTTCTGG TTTCAGGTATGGTGAGCTGGATTATTGGAACGCAGATAATAGTGCTGTTCCTGAAAATCCTCCTGCACAGGGTCCTGGAGTGCCCAGAGCAATCCCATCCAAGCCACCACAGAACTGA
- the zgc:174164 gene encoding disintegrin and metalloproteinase domain-containing protein 9 isoform X2, whose amino-acid sequence MCLKHMLVALFWLSYVSGTHNEDVLSKFTSKLSKYSVVNPQLTHRWKRNLNTNSEKDGEETISFALNINNRKHLIHLQKNRDFLHQNFAQYSHNSTGNHKSSHQKSHRHCYYHGEVEGYENSMVALSTCAGFRGVILLENETYALEPVPQSATNDHLLYLLKDVQSEPFACGVVNEAGSHSHKHFNPGQTMTSLLRRKRNLPQTSYVELVLVVDNLRYYKMLNIRVMLVGLVIFKDGNPFSIDGRAGDVLGRFVKWRQTSLLPTMRHDIGQFIVGKPESYGGVLGMAFVGTVCSASTSGGINVFSDENLPSFSSVLAHEMGHNLGMNHDDSRCKSEEGSFIMNSGAGGSTTFSRCSADDFEALVIRGGGVCLKNQPSASDVIGVAECGNNRREEGEECDCGKPEECNSKCCDAATCKFTSGSACSQGACCENCQLKVSGTQCRGSVNTCDLPEYCNGVTELCPDDFYVLDGLPCGDAYCYEGRCQTYDFQCQHLFAPDPATKADDVCFRHANTRGNIFGNCGINSGGQPIKCSVENAMCGKVQCTNVDLSTIPPGAQVSIQIVEGFTCVNADFNLGTDVLDPAYVNPGSPCDKGKTCIDFQCVNASALLPNLDCDAQTTCHGNGVCNNNGHCHCDNGWGPPNCNRPGRGGSIDSGPAQIDYSLRNGLLIFFLLVVPLVVLLVLVLLYIFRRESLDPCLKGSLINRLKSRNPQTANPSGQSNYNAWNTTVQTPPARPETPPATTLPISGFRYGELDYWNADNSAVPENPPAQGPGVPRAIPSKPPQN is encoded by the exons ATGTGCTTAAAACATATGCTAGTCGCTCTTTTTTGGTTGAGTTACGTTTCCGGGACTCACAATGAAG ATGTTTTAAGTAAATTTACATCGAAACTCTCCAAGTACTCGGTTGTAAATCCTCAGCTGACTCATAGATGGAAGAGAAACCTCAACACGAACTCAGAG aaagatggagaggagaCGATATCATTTGCACTCAAtataaacaacagaaaacacctCATACACTTACAAAAGAACAG agattttttACATCAAAACTTCGCTCAATATTCTCATAATAGCACTGGAAATCACAAGTCCTCTCATCAGAAATCCCAT AGGCACTGTTATTATCATGGAGAGGTCGAGGGATATGAGAATTCAATGGTTGCGCTCAGCACATGTGCCGGCTTTAG GGGTGTGATCCTTCTGGAAAATGAGACCTATGCTCTTGAGCCTGTGCCCCAGTCTGCCACCAACGACCACCTTCTCTACCTACTAAAGGATGTTCAGTCGGAGCCTTTTGCTTGCGGCGTCGTCAATGAGGCTGGTTCACACAGCCACAAGCACTTTAACCCAGGCCAAACAATGACTTCCCTGCTGCGG AGAAAGCGCAACTTGCCCCAAACCAGTTATGTGGAGTTGGTCCTGGTTGTTGACAATCTGAGG TATTACAAGATGCTGAATATACGCGTGATGCTGGTGGGCCTGGTGATTTTCAAAGATGGTAACCCGTTCAGCATCGATGGACGTGCAGGCGACGTGTTGGGGAGGTTTGTGAAGTGGAGGCAGACGTCCCTGTTGCCTACGATGAGGCACGACATAGGCCAATTCATTGT AGGCAAGCCTGAGTCATATGGGGGTGTATTAGGCATGGCCTTCGTGGGCACGGTCTGCTCTGCGTCCACCTCTGGCGGAATCAACGTG TTTAGCGATGAAAACCTTCCCAGTTTCTCCTCTGTGTTGGCTCATGAGATGGGCCATAACCTGGGGATGAATCATGATGATAGCCGTTGCAAATCTGAGGAGGGAAGCTTCATCATGAACAGCGGTGCTGG TGGTTCCACCACCTTTAGTCGCTGCAGTGCAGATGATTTTGAGGCACTGGTCATACGCgggggaggtgtgtgtctgaaaaACCAGCCCTCTGCATCTGATGTGATTGGTGTTGCTGAATGTGGCAATAACCGGcgggaagaaggagaggagtgtGACTGTGGCAAACCAGAG GAATGCAATAGTAAGTGCTGTGATGCCGCCACTTGTAAATTTACAAGCGGGTCAGCTTGTTCCCAGGGAGCGTGCTGCGAAAACTGTCAG ctcAAAGTATCTGGAACACAATGTCGAGGTTCGGTCAACACCTGTGATCTTCCCGAATACTGTAATGGCGTGACCGAACTCTGCCCAGATGACTTCTATGTTCTGGATGGCCTCCCCTGTGGTGACGCTTACTGCTATGAGGGTCGATGCCAGACATATGATTTCCAGTGTCAGCATTTATTTGCACCAG ATCCAGCCACAAAGGCGGATGATGTTTGTTTCCGACATGCaaatacaagaggaaacataTTCGGAAATTGCGGCATCAACAGCGGTGGACAACCTATTAAATGCAGTGTAGA GAACGCCATGTGTGGGAAGGTGCAGTGTACTAATGTGGACCTCAGCACTATCCCTCCTGGCGCTCAAGTCAGTATTCAAATAGTTGAAGGATTTACATGCGTCAATGCGGACTTCAACCTTGGTACAGACGTGCTTGATCCGGCCTATGTTAATCCTGGAAGCCCCTGTGATAAAGGAAAG ACCTGCATAGACTTCCAGTGTGTGAACGCCTCTGCTCTTCTGCCCAATTTGGACTGTGATGCCCAGACCACTTGTCATGGCAATGGG GTGTGTAATAATAACGGGCACTGCCACTGCGATAATGGGTGGGGCCCTCCGAATTGTAATCGGCCTGGACGAGGTGGCAGCATAGACAGCGGCCCTGCTCAGATCG ACTATTCCCTCAGGAATGGCCTGCTAATCTTCTTCCTGCTAGTTGTTCCTCTTGTGGTCCTTCTCGTTCTGGTGCTGCTCTACATCTTCAGAAGAGAGTCTCTGGACCCCTGCCTAAAAGGAAGCCTCATCAACCGTCTCAA GTCTCGCAATCCTCAAACTGCTAATCCGAGTGGACAGTCAAATTACAATGCTTGGAATACAACAGTGCAGACTCCTCCTGCTAGG cctGAAACCCCCCCTGCCACCACACTTCCTATTTCTGG TTTCAGGTATGGTGAGCTGGATTATTGGAACGCAGATAATAGTGCTGTTCCTGAAAATCCTCCTGCACAGGGTCCTGGAGTGCCCAGAGCAATCCCATCCAAGCCACCACAGAACTGA
- the LOC130528145 gene encoding L-seryl-tRNA(Sec) kinase encodes MASGEVGGQCRAPACLCVLCGLPAAGKSTLAGEVLRTAALAGWRSAVIPYDDLIPDHAFQAKEMDGVVKLQESHSEWKSHRQAVLQCIGNFLDETVLVQMPNSCQINRAAWEQCIQTLPQRGVSDASHKPLIFLMDDNFYYSSMRYEVHQLARKYSLGFCQVYLHCDLELCISRNEKRSQPVQAKVIREMEMRLEPPNPEKNVWEKNSISLTSMDVFSKSDIQRVMELISTALCNPLSPVEDNTVQSEADRLKCATNMLHQADQTCRRLISEAMKTAGENGVSSGQMRTLSAQLSESKATFLRDLRRVFQEAPVPQEDDMDVEGMVKRAVNVFDHRRKEILLEIMNDNK; translated from the exons ATGGCATCGGGAGAGGTCGGGGGTCAATGCCGGGCTCCGGCCTGTCTGTGCGTCCTCTGCGGGCTCCCAGCTGCGGGGAAATCTACACTCGCCGGAGAGGTACTACGCACCGCGGCGCTCGCCGGATGGAGATCCGCAGTGATACCATATGATGACCTTATTCCTGACCATGCGTTTCAAGCTAAAGAAATGGATGGTGTTGTTAAACTGCAAGAATCG CACAGCGAATGGAAGTCACACAGGCAAGCGGTGTTGCAGTGCATCGGGAACTTTTTGGACGAAACTGTGCTGGTTCAGATGCCAAACAGCTGCCAGATCAACAGGGCTGCGTGGGAACAGTGCATTCAAACCCTGCCACAGCGTGGAGTATCCGACGCCTCCCATAAACCACTTATCTTCTTAATGGATGACAATTTTTACTATTCAAGCATGAGATATGAAGTCCACCAACTTGCAAGAAAGT aTTCACTTGGCTTCTGTCAGGTGTATCTGCACTGTGATTTGGAATTGTGCATCAGCAGAAATGAGAAGAGGTCTCAGCCTGTTCAAGCCAAGGTGATACGGGAGATGGAGATGCGGCTGGAGCCCCCGAATCCTGAGAAAAACGTATGGGAAAAGAACAGTATCTCACTCACGTCCATGGATGTTTTTTCCAAAAGTGATAT CCAGAGGGTGATGGAGTTGATCTCCACTGCACTGTGCAACCCGCTGAGCCCAGTTGAGGACAACACTGTACAATCG GAAGCTGACCGTCTGAAATGTGCCACTAATATGCTGCACCAGGCTGATCAAACCTGTCGCCGGCTCATCTCTGAAGCCATGAAgacagctggag AAAATGGAGTGTCTTCTGGTCAGATGAGGACTTTGTCTGCTCAGCTGAGTGAATCCAAAGCTACATTTCTTCGTGATTTGAGGAGGGTTTTCCAGGAAGCCCCTGTCCCTCAAGAGGACGACATGGACGTAGAGGGGATGGTGAAAAGAGCAGTGAATGTTTTTGATCACAGGAGAAAGGAAATCCTGCTGGAGATTATGAATGACAATAAATGA
- the LOC130528140 gene encoding zinc finger protein Pegasus-like, giving the protein MDEIKTEPVDFVREFQEYLTQQTHHVNMISGSVCGEKESGVPYQAVAPRSVQNGGDPPSVEVSLSMDEGSDVQMDGPERTCDGKYKCSYCNYANKGMARLIEHIRIHTGEKPHRCQLCPFASAYERHLEAHMRSHTGEKPYKCDLCAFRCSDRSNLSHHRRRRHKLLPTRVIRAPFTAKRMLSSLQKKTNSLGFSRRLLININTPSTGLPKSDYLDDYSHKMHHHLHCSEYKHPPQVDESESNSRCASDLTFHNPLDQLSTLAGQLTDIHPESQTPASPDTEEKPILIQQVSTEQVTVTMNSVQPPPPKEPPLSSHKSSETDPEDAFVCSTVIAPERNSHQSTTETAQTTLDQQLIYKCQHCHVQFLDNILYTIHMGCHSYEHPFKCNICGHMCFDKYDFACHFARGQHKQN; this is encoded by the exons ATGGATGAGATTAAGACTGAGCCGGTGGATTTTGTGAGGGAATTTCAAGAATATCTGACACAGCAAACTCATCATGTGAACATGATCTCAGGCTCCGTTTGTGGAGAAAAAGAATCAGGAGTGCCCTATCAAGCCG TTGCCCCGAGGAGTGTCCAGAACGGCGGGGATCCTCCATCTGTGGAGGTAAGCCTGTCAATGGATGAAGGGTCAGACGTGCAGATGGACGGGCCGGAGAGGACATGTGATGGCAAATACAAGTGCAGCTACTGTAACTATGCCAACAAGGGAATGGCTCGTTTAATAGAGCATATCCGCATCCACACCG GAGAAAAGCCTCATCGTTGCCAGCTGTGCCCATTTGCATCTGCATACGAGCGCCACTTAGAGGCCCACATGCGCTCGCATACAGGGGAGAAACCTTACAAGTGTGATCTCTGTGCTTTCCGCTGCAGCGACCGCAGCAATCTGTCCCATCACCGCCGCCGCCGACATAAACTTCTTCCCACAAGGGTCATCCGCGCTCCGTTCACAGCTAAGCGAATGCTGAGCTCCCTGCAGAAAAAGACAAACTCACTGGGCTTCAGCAGGCGTCTGCTCATCAATATCAACACCCCCTCTACAGGACTGCCAAAATCAGACTATCTCGATGACTATTCTCATAAGATGCACCATCACTTGCACTGCAGTGAGTACAAACACCCTCCTCAGGTAGATGAGAGTGAAAGTAACAGCAGGTGTGCCAGTGATTTGACTTTTCATAACCCGCTAGACCAGCTCTCAACATTAGCTGGCCAGTTGACTGATATTCACCCGGAGTCTCAAACTCCTGCTTCCCCAGACACGGAAGAGAAGCCCATCCTTATACAGCAGGTCTCTACTGAGCAAGTCACAGTGACTATGAATAGCGTGCAACCGCCTCCACCAAAAGAACCTCCCCTCTCAAGCCACAAGAGCTCCGAGACTGACCCAGAAGATGCCTTTGTGTGCAGCACTGTTATTGCGCCTGAGAGGAACAGCCATCAGAGTACAACTGAAACTGCCCAGACTACATTAGACCAACAACTCATATATAAATGCCAACATTGTCATGTCCAATTCCTGGATAATATTCTCTACACCATTCACATGGGTTGCCATAGTTATGAACATCCGTTCAAGTGCAACATTTGTGGTCATATGTGCTTTGACAAATATGACTTTGCATGCCATTTTGCCCGTGGACAGCATAAACAAAACTGA